In a genomic window of Urocitellus parryii isolate mUroPar1 chromosome 11, mUroPar1.hap1, whole genome shotgun sequence:
- the Rere gene encoding arginine-glutamic acid dipeptide repeats protein isoform X2 produces the protein MFKPVKEEDDGLSGKHSMRTRRSRGSMSTLRSGRKKQPASPDGRASPINEDIRSSGRNSPSAASTSSNDSKAETVKKSAKKVKEEASSPLKSAKRQREKVASDTEETERTSSKKTKTQEISRPNSPSEGEGESSDSRSINDEGSSDPKDIDQDNRSTSPSIPSPQDNESDSDSSAQQQMLQAQPPALQAPGGATPTAPPGAPQLPAPGPTPSATALPPQGSPAASQPPNQPQAPAAPVAHAHIQQAPSLHPPRLPSPHPTLQPLTGPAGQASAPPHTQPPLHSQGPPGPHSLQAGSLLQHPGPPQPFGLPPQASQGQTPLGTSPAAAHPHTTLQLPASQSALQPQQPPREQPLPPAPLAMPHIKPPPTTPIPQLPAPQAHKHPPHLSGPSPFSLNANLPPPPALKPLSSLSTHHPPSAHPPPLQLMPQSQPLPSSPAQPPGLTQSQSLPPPAAAHPPASLHQVATQPPFAQHPFVPGGPPPITPPTCPPTSTPPAGPSTSTQPPCPATVSSGGSVPGGAPCSLPTVQIKEEALDDAEEPESPPPPPRSPSPEPTVVDTPSHASQSARFYKHLDRGYNSCARSDLYFMPLAGSKLAKKREEAIEKAKREAEQKAREEREREKEKEKEREREREREREAERAAKAPSSAHEGRLGDPQLSGPGHMRPSFEPPPTTIAAVPPYIGPDTPALRTLSEYARPHVMSPTNRNHPFYMPLNPTDPLLAYHMPGLYNVDPTIRERELREREIREREIRERELRERMKPGFEVKPPELDPLHPATNPMEHFARHSALTIPPAAGPHPFASFHPGLNPLERERLALAGPQLRPEMSYPDRLAAERIHAERMASLTSDPLARLQMFNVTPHHHQHSHIHSHLHLHQQDPLHQGSAGPVHPLVDPLTAGPHLARFPYPPGTLPNPLLGQPPHEHEMLRHPVFGTPYPRDLPGAIPPPMSAAHQLQAMHAQSAELQRLAMEQQWLHGHPHMHGGHLPSQEDYYSRLKKEGDKQL, from the exons ATGTTCAAACCCGTCAAGGAGGAGGACGATGGGCTCAGCGGGAAGCATAGCATGAGGACGCGGCGGAGTCGGGGCTCG ATGTCTACACTACGCAGTGGTCGGAAGAAGCAGCCAGCCAGCCCTGATGGTCGTGCCTCGCCCATCAATGAAGACATTCGCTCCAGTGGCCGGAACTCTCCCAGCGCTGCCAGCACCTCCAGCAATGACAGCAAAGCAGAAACAGTGAAGAAGTCAGCCAAG AAGGTAAAGGAAGAAGCATCGTCCCCTCTGAAGAGTGCCAAGCGCCAGCGGGAAAAGGTGGCCTCTGACACGGAGGAGACTGAGAGGACCAGCTCCAAGAAGACAAAAACACAG GAGATCAGCCGGCCTAATTCGCCCTCTGAGGGTGAGGGAGAGAGTTCAGACAGCCGCAGCATCAATGATGAGGGCAGCAGTGACCCCAAAGACATCGACCAGGACAATCGCAGCACGTCCcccagcatccccagccctcaggacaATGAGAGTGACTCGGACTCATCAGCCCAGCAGCAGATGCTGCAGGCTCAGCCTCCAGCCTTGCAGGCGCCTGGTGGAGCCACCCCCACAGCCCCTCCAGGAGCACCCCAGCTTCCTGCCCCAGGACCCACACCCTCTGCCACTGCGCTTCCTCCACAGGGCTCCCCTGCAGCCTCGCAGCCTCCTAACCAGCCACAGGCTCCAGCAGCACCTGTGGCCCACGCCCACATCCAGCAGGCGCCTTCCCTGCACCCGCCACGGCTGCCCTCACCACATCCCACACTGCAGCCTCTGACGGGGCCGGCCGGCCAGGCCTCTGCACCACCTCATACCCAGCCCCCCCTGCACAGTCAGGGTCCGCCTGGCCCTCACAGCCTGCAGGCTGGATCCCTGTTACAGCACCCAGGCCCTCCTcagccctttggcctccctcctCAGGCCTCCCAAGGACAAACGCCTCTGGGGACCTCCCCAGCAGCAGCTCACCCTCACACCACCCTGCAGCTCCCAGCCTCTCAGTCAGCACTGCAACCTCAGCAGCCCCCAAGGGAACAGCCTCTGCCACCAGCACCCTTGGCCATGCCTCACATCAAGCCCCCACCTACCACACCCATCCCCCAGCTTCCAGCCCCACAGGCCCACAAGCACCCACCTCACCTCTCAGGGCCCTCACCCTTCTCTTTGAATGCCAACCTGCCACCACCGCCGGCTCTGAAGCCCCTCAGCTCCCTGTCCACACACCACCCACCCtcagcccaccccccacccctgcagcTCATGCCTCAGAGCCAGCCCTTGCCCTCGTCTCCTGCCCAGCCCCCTGGGCTGACCCAGAGCCAGAGCTTGCcccctcctgctgctgctcaCCCCCCTGCCAGCCTCCACCAGGTGGCCACCCAGCCCCCCTTTGCTCAGCACCCCTTTGTCCCTGGAGGCCCTCCTCCCATTACCCCACCTACCTGCCCCCCCACCTCAACCCCACCTGCAGGACCCAGTACGTCCACCCAGCCACCCTGCCCTGCTACAGTTTCTTCAGGAGGCAGTGTGCCAGGAGGGGCGCCCTGCTCACTTCCCACTGTCCAGATCAAAGAGGAGGCTCTCGACGATGCTGAGGAGCCTGAGagcccccctcctcccccaagaAGTCCGtcccctgagcccactgtggTGGACACCCCCAGCCATGCCAGCCAGTCTGCCAG GTTCTACAAACACCTGGACCGAGGTTACAATTCATGTGCGCGGTCAGACTTGTACTTCATGCCCCTGGCTGGGTCCAAACTGGccaagaagagggaggaggccaTCGAGAAGGCCAAGAGGGAGGCTGAACAGAAAGCCCGGGAGGAACGTGagcgggagaaggagaaagagaaggagcgGGAGCGCGAGCGCGAGCGGGAACGGGAGGCGGAGCGAGCTGCT AAGGCACCCAGCTCAGCACATGAAGGCCGCCTTGGCGACCCCCAGCTTAGCGGTCCTGGCCACATGCGGCCCTCCTTTGAACCACCACCGACTACCATAGCTGCCGTACCCCCATACATTGGTCCCGACACACCTGCTCTCCGGACACTGAGCGAGTATGCTCGCCCCCACGTGATGTCACCCACCAACCGCAACCACCCCTTCTACATGCCCCTCAACCCTACTGACCCGCTACTGGCCTACCACATGCCTGGCCTCTACAACGTGGACCCCACCATCCGGGAGCGCGAGCTCCGGGAGCGGGAAATCCGGGAGCGCGAGATCCGGGAGCGCGAGTTGCGTGAGAGAATGAAGCCAGGCTTTGAGGTGAAGCCCCCAGAGCTGGACCCCCTGCACCCCGCCACCAACCCCATGGAGCACTTCGCCCGGCACAGTGCCCTCACCATCCCCCCTGCTGCCGGTCCCCACCCTTTTGCCTCTTTCCACCCCGGCCTGAACCCGTTGGAGCGGGAGAGACTGGCCCTGGCAGGCCCCCAGCTGCGGCCCGAGATGAGCTACCCTGACAGACTGGCAGCCGAGCGCATCCATGCTGAGCGCATGGCATCACTGACCAGCGACCCCCTGGCACGACTTCAGATGTTCAACGTGACTCCACACCATCACCAGCACTCACACATCcactcccacctccacctccaccagcaGGACCCCCTCCACCAAG gTTCGGCAGGTCCAGTTCACCCCCTGGTTGACCCCCTGACTGCTGGCCCTCACCTGGCTCGTTTCCCCTACCCCCCTGGCACCCTCCCCAACCCCCTGCTGGGACAGCCTCCCCATGAGCACGAGATGCTGCGCCATCCAGTGTTTG GCACCCCCTACCCCCGAGACTTGCCTGGGGCCATCCCACCTCCCATGTCAGCAGCCCATCAGCTACAGGCCATGCATGCCCAGTCGGCCGAGCTACAGAGACTGGCCATGGAGCAACAATGGCTGCATGGACACCCCCACATGCATGGTGGCCACCTGCCAAGTCAGGAAGATTATTACAG tcGACTGAAGAAAGAAGGTGACAAGCAGttataa